A section of the Mastomys coucha isolate ucsf_1 unplaced genomic scaffold, UCSF_Mcou_1 pScaffold15, whole genome shotgun sequence genome encodes:
- the Defb124 gene encoding beta-defensin 124: MAKWILLIVALLIVGHVPSGSTEFKRCWNGQGACRTFCTRQETFMHLCPDASLCCLSYSFKPSPPSRVRSV, from the exons ATGGCAAAGTGGATTCTGCTCATTGTGGCTCTCCTTATCGTGGGTCATGTGCCATCAG GAAGCACTGAATTCAAACGGTGCTGGAATGGTCAGGGGGCCTGCCGGACTTTCTGCACAAGGCAAGAGACCTTCATGCACCTGTGTCCGGATGCTTCTCTGTGCTGCCTCTCCTATTCTTTCAAACCTTCCCCCCCTTCAAGGGTTAGAAGTGTGTAG